Proteins encoded by one window of Streptomyces clavuligerus:
- a CDS encoding helix-turn-helix domain-containing protein: MDRRPGNTLAAGAPGAPRPGGAVAVLVPPELLHEVMCVLAVSSRAGPRGPGGRAELVERISAFIDRRLGDPALGPGGIAAHHHMSVRSLHLLFRGQPETVSAMIRRRRLERCRADLADPRQRSRTITEIAARWGFRHPAQFSRAFRAAYGTAPRELRPGRTAGRPPARSPAVPPTPSPEPSRDSPPVVPGRTGAQMPADAISMMDR, translated from the coding sequence ATGGACCGGAGGCCGGGAAACACCCTCGCCGCGGGCGCGCCGGGCGCACCGCGCCCCGGGGGTGCCGTGGCCGTGCTCGTACCGCCGGAGCTGCTGCACGAGGTCATGTGCGTACTGGCGGTCTCCTCCCGGGCCGGGCCCCGGGGCCCGGGCGGCCGGGCGGAGCTGGTGGAACGGATCAGCGCCTTCATCGATCGCCGTCTCGGCGATCCCGCGCTGGGTCCTGGCGGGATCGCGGCGCACCACCACATGTCGGTGCGGTCCCTGCATCTGCTCTTCCGGGGGCAGCCGGAGACCGTGAGCGCCATGATCCGCCGCCGTCGGCTGGAGCGCTGCCGGGCCGATCTGGCCGACCCCCGGCAGCGGTCCCGCACCATCACCGAGATCGCCGCCCGCTGGGGATTCCGGCACCCGGCGCAGTTCAGCCGGGCGTTCCGGGCCGCCTATGGGACGGCGCCCCGGGAACTGCGGCCGGGGCGCACGGCCGGTCGGCCCCCGGCGCGCTCGCCCGCCGTGCCGCCGACACCGTCACCGGAGCCTTCGCGGGATTCCCCGCCCGTGGTTCCGGGGCGTACGGGGGCTCAGATGCCCGCGGACGCCATCTCGATGATGGACCGGTAG
- a CDS encoding SAM-dependent methyltransferase → MNAGQAPGTHIDTSTPHSARMWNFWLGGKDNYPVDRELGAQLAESYPQIIDIARASRRFQARAVRHLVLERGIRQFLDLGTGLPTANSTHEVAQEAAADARIVYVDNDPIVLAHARALMVSRPEGATNYVHADLTDSATVLKEATATLDLSRPVALMLLSTLGHVIDDGAARDLLRSYLDALPSGSCLILCDTIETPESRAASDDYAEGGALPYVSRPADTVRSFTEGLELIEPGFGSISLWRPDAPLTGAPVDQWGFVGVKP, encoded by the coding sequence ATGAACGCAGGTCAGGCACCCGGTACCCACATCGACACCAGCACACCGCACTCGGCACGGATGTGGAACTTCTGGCTGGGCGGCAAGGACAACTACCCCGTGGACCGGGAGCTGGGCGCACAGCTCGCGGAGTCCTACCCGCAGATCATCGACATCGCCCGGGCCTCACGGCGGTTCCAGGCGCGGGCGGTGCGCCATCTCGTCCTGGAGCGGGGCATACGGCAGTTCCTCGACCTGGGCACCGGGCTGCCGACCGCCAACTCCACGCACGAGGTCGCCCAGGAGGCGGCGGCGGACGCGCGGATCGTCTATGTCGACAACGACCCGATCGTGCTGGCCCACGCGCGGGCCCTGATGGTCAGCAGGCCCGAGGGCGCGACCAACTATGTGCACGCCGACCTGACGGACTCCGCCACCGTGCTGAAGGAGGCCACTGCGACCCTGGACCTGTCCCGTCCGGTGGCGCTGATGCTGCTGTCGACGCTGGGGCATGTCATCGACGACGGCGCGGCGCGGGACCTGCTCCGCTCCTACCTCGACGCCCTGCCCTCGGGGAGCTGCCTCATCCTGTGCGACACCATCGAGACCCCGGAGTCCCGCGCCGCGTCCGACGACTACGCGGAGGGCGGCGCGCTCCCCTATGTCTCGCGGCCCGCGGACACCGTGCGCTCGTTCACCGAGGGCCTGGAGCTGATCGAGCCGGGCTTCGGCTCGATCAGCCTGTGGCGGCCGGACGCGCCGCTCACCGGCGCGCCGGTCGACCAGTGGGGTTTTGTGGGCGTCAAGCCGTAG
- a CDS encoding polyprenyl synthetase family protein codes for MSAMAEPGSLAPSGAPDPDLPGIRTAVERTLDDFLDGKARDAERDDMPPEVIGTLRDFVLRGGKRLRPLLCACGWYAAGGTGDPTAVVRVGAALELFHAFALVHDDLMDRSATRRGRPAVHRALADRYRSTRDHATAERLGVGSAILLGDLACVWSCELLHTAPLTPRQFSALLPVVHAMRTEVMYGQYLDLLATGEPTADVRGPLRVARYKTATYTCERPLHAGAALAGGPEAVLDACTAYALPLGEAFQLRDDLLGVFGDPRATGKSRLDDLREGKHTALVALALDQGDPGQRAELLRLVGDSELDERGAARVRALLTGTGARAGVEHMIRARRAQALHALCTAPFPPAVAAVLRDLADSLTERSA; via the coding sequence ATGTCCGCCATGGCCGAACCCGGCTCCCTGGCTCCCTCCGGCGCCCCCGACCCGGACCTCCCGGGCATCCGGACCGCCGTCGAACGGACTCTGGACGACTTCCTGGACGGCAAGGCGCGTGACGCGGAACGCGACGACATGCCGCCGGAGGTCATCGGCACCCTGCGGGACTTCGTCCTGCGCGGCGGCAAGAGGCTGCGTCCCCTGCTCTGCGCCTGCGGCTGGTACGCGGCGGGCGGCACCGGCGACCCGACAGCCGTGGTCCGGGTGGGCGCCGCCCTGGAGCTGTTCCACGCCTTCGCCCTCGTCCACGACGACCTCATGGACCGCAGCGCCACCCGCCGGGGCCGCCCGGCCGTCCACCGCGCCCTCGCCGACCGGTACCGGAGCACCCGCGACCACGCGACGGCGGAACGCCTCGGCGTGGGCTCCGCGATCCTCCTCGGCGACCTCGCCTGCGTCTGGTCCTGCGAACTCCTCCACACCGCCCCGCTGACCCCCCGGCAGTTCTCCGCCCTGCTCCCGGTCGTCCACGCCATGCGGACCGAGGTCATGTACGGGCAGTACCTCGATCTGCTCGCCACCGGAGAGCCCACGGCCGATGTCCGGGGCCCGCTCAGGGTCGCCCGTTACAAGACCGCCACCTACACGTGCGAACGCCCCCTGCACGCGGGTGCCGCCCTCGCCGGGGGCCCCGAGGCGGTCCTCGACGCCTGTACGGCCTACGCCCTGCCGCTGGGGGAGGCGTTCCAGCTCCGCGACGACCTCCTCGGTGTCTTCGGCGACCCGCGCGCCACCGGGAAGTCCCGCCTCGACGACCTCCGCGAGGGCAAGCACACCGCCCTGGTGGCCCTCGCCCTCGACCAGGGCGACCCCGGGCAGCGGGCCGAACTGCTCCGGCTCGTCGGCGATTCCGAGCTGGACGAGCGCGGCGCCGCCCGGGTCCGCGCCCTCCTCACCGGCACCGGCGCCCGCGCCGGGGTCGAGCACATGATCCGGGCCCGCCGCGCCCAGGCCCTGCACGCCCTGTGCACCGCGCCGTTCCCGCCCGCCGTGGCGGCCGTCCTGCGCGACCTCGCCGACTCCCTCACCGAACGGTCCGCCTGA